A single Mangrovimonas sp. YM274 DNA region contains:
- a CDS encoding amidohydrolase, with the protein MKINKPIVVLLVLIVFMSCKQKEANTPETPVKTNSEQTLYFGGDIITMEGDQAQYVEAVVRENDNIAYVGTKEEALSKYPQASQYNLEGNTLMPGFIEPHLHPSIAAIMLPNETIAPHGWDKPTGATEAAKTPEEYKTRLKKVIKTKAQADKMLFVWGYHQLWHGPMSKDTLNLLCPDAPIGIIHRSFHEIYLNDKAVELFNIKEADFEGNPQVDWKNGHFFEGGWLALVPVIAPYLINPDSYKKGLAMMSQLMLKNGITTIAEPGFPSSDFDMEYNLLKGEMDKNPPYDVFLIPNGTQLYSMNGNDNAKAMEAMEAMPTKYNTDNITFLPKQVKLFSDGAIYSLAMQMKEPYLSEEFKGEWMTPLPLFKEQLSFYWNNDYKIHVHANGDLGIQQVLDYNKKDQKKHPRKDHRFTLHHMGYFDSSIAQQMQALNMEASVNPYYLWALSDKYSEFGLGPDRAENLVRIKELSQRGVPVSYHSDFAMAPANPLLLAWTAINRKTAEESHFSQDQKVDVFTAMQGITINAARTLNQENTIGSIKEGKAANFTILKKNPFKVAPETIKDIPILGVVHKGRLVSTVAIKS; encoded by the coding sequence ATGAAAATCAACAAACCAATAGTAGTCTTGCTTGTACTGATTGTGTTTATGAGCTGCAAACAAAAGGAAGCTAACACCCCCGAAACACCAGTAAAAACCAACAGCGAACAGACCCTTTATTTTGGTGGAGACATCATTACCATGGAAGGTGACCAAGCACAATATGTCGAAGCTGTAGTGAGGGAAAACGACAACATAGCTTATGTTGGCACAAAGGAGGAAGCTCTTAGTAAGTACCCCCAGGCTTCCCAATACAATTTAGAAGGGAACACCCTCATGCCTGGTTTTATAGAACCCCATCTACACCCTTCTATCGCCGCCATCATGCTTCCAAATGAAACCATTGCACCTCATGGCTGGGACAAACCCACGGGAGCTACGGAAGCAGCCAAAACCCCTGAAGAATACAAAACCCGTCTCAAAAAAGTAATAAAAACCAAAGCACAAGCAGACAAAATGCTCTTTGTTTGGGGCTACCATCAATTATGGCACGGCCCCATGTCCAAGGATACCTTAAACCTATTGTGTCCCGATGCACCCATTGGCATCATCCACAGATCTTTTCACGAAATCTATTTGAATGACAAAGCCGTAGAACTCTTCAACATCAAAGAAGCCGATTTTGAAGGCAATCCGCAGGTAGATTGGAAAAACGGTCATTTCTTTGAAGGTGGCTGGTTGGCCCTTGTACCAGTTATTGCTCCCTACCTCATCAACCCAGATTCCTATAAAAAAGGATTGGCCATGATGAGCCAACTCATGCTTAAAAACGGCATCACTACTATAGCAGAACCCGGATTTCCCAGTTCCGATTTTGATATGGAATACAACCTATTAAAAGGTGAAATGGACAAAAACCCACCCTATGATGTGTTTTTAATTCCCAATGGCACACAGCTCTATAGCATGAACGGAAACGACAATGCCAAGGCTATGGAAGCTATGGAGGCCATGCCCACCAAATACAATACAGACAATATCACCTTCTTGCCAAAGCAGGTAAAACTGTTTTCCGATGGCGCCATTTATTCCTTGGCCATGCAAATGAAGGAACCCTATTTAAGTGAAGAGTTTAAAGGAGAATGGATGACTCCCCTGCCACTATTTAAGGAACAATTGAGTTTTTATTGGAACAACGATTACAAAATCCATGTCCATGCCAACGGCGATTTGGGCATACAACAAGTATTGGACTACAACAAAAAGGATCAAAAAAAACACCCCAGAAAAGACCATCGCTTTACCCTTCATCACATGGGATATTTTGACTCAAGTATAGCCCAACAAATGCAAGCACTTAACATGGAAGCCTCCGTAAACCCCTACTATTTATGGGCCCTGTCAGACAAATATTCTGAATTTGGACTTGGACCAGACCGCGCCGAAAACCTAGTAAGAATCAAAGAACTCAGCCAACGTGGCGTTCCTGTATCCTACCATTCCGATTTTGCCATGGCTCCCGCAAACCCATTGCTATTGGCTTGGACTGCCATTAACAGGAAAACCGCCGAAGAAAGCCACTTTTCACAAGATCAAAAAGTAGATGTTTTTACAGCCATGCAAGGCATTACCATAAACGCTGCACGCACCCTGAACCAAGAAAACACTATTGGCTCCATTAAGGAAGGAAAGGCGGCAAATTTCACTATCCTAAAAAAGAACCCTTTTAAAGTGGCCCCAGAAACCATTAAGGACATTCCCATCCTTGGTGTAGTTCACAAGGGAAGACTCGTTTCAACAGTTGCAATCAAATCGTAA
- a CDS encoding DUF6090 family protein has translation MILFFKKLRQQLLNKNKFGRYLLYAIGEIVLVVIGILIALAVNNSNQNRALKKKEQTYLHGLHDEFTTSQLKLKELIAVNKRNFEGAKTLLQYTSHPETPPTERVFSELLFNTLASDISFNPNNSLLNEIINSGSLKDLSNDQLRILLTNWIATIEDISKQETDLGIQREKVLDLFRSDAYSLKTIFDLTGASQEIGLQPTAQPTSNLELLQSQEFENNLLMFALSSSAMEATHYSPLMDDLNAILELIDAEIEQEL, from the coding sequence ATGATTCTATTCTTTAAAAAACTCAGGCAGCAACTGCTCAACAAGAATAAATTCGGACGATACCTCCTCTATGCCATTGGGGAAATTGTTTTGGTGGTCATTGGTATTTTAATTGCCTTGGCGGTGAACAATAGCAATCAAAACAGGGCACTCAAAAAAAAGGAACAAACCTATTTACATGGACTACACGACGAGTTTACTACCAGCCAGTTGAAACTTAAGGAACTCATTGCGGTAAATAAGCGCAATTTTGAAGGTGCCAAAACACTGTTGCAATATACAAGCCATCCAGAGACACCGCCTACCGAAAGAGTATTTTCAGAATTGCTGTTCAACACCTTAGCATCGGATATTTCCTTTAACCCCAACAACTCTCTGTTGAATGAAATCATCAACTCCGGAAGCTTAAAGGATCTGTCCAATGACCAATTACGGATTTTATTGACCAATTGGATTGCCACTATTGAAGACATTAGCAAACAGGAAACCGACTTAGGCATTCAAAGAGAAAAAGTACTGGATCTTTTTAGGAGCGATGCCTACAGTTTAAAAACCATATTCGACCTTACAGGGGCCAGTCAAGAGATAGGTTTACAGCCTACAGCACAACCTACAAGCAATCTGGAATTGTTACAGTCGCAGGAATTTGAAAACAACCTTTTAATGTTCGCCCTATCCAGTAGTGCTATGGAAGCCACACATTACAGCCCCCTTATGGACGATTTAAATGCCATTTTGGAGTTGATTGATGCGGAGATAGAACAAGAACTTTAA
- a CDS encoding DUF1905 domain-containing protein: MDGKITYQFTSRIWKHDAPGGWYFTSLPKDISKEIRTQLKWQEQGWGRMTAIAKIGTYEWQTAIWFDTKRDTYLLPIKAEARKNTHIALDEEIVISIKV, from the coding sequence ATGGACGGCAAAATTACATATCAATTCACTAGCCGCATCTGGAAACATGATGCCCCGGGAGGTTGGTATTTTACCTCGCTACCTAAGGACATCTCCAAAGAAATCAGGACACAGCTGAAATGGCAGGAACAGGGTTGGGGACGAATGACTGCGATTGCAAAAATAGGCACCTATGAATGGCAAACAGCCATTTGGTTTGACACCAAACGGGATACTTATCTCCTTCCTATAAAAGCTGAAGCAAGAAAGAACACTCATATAGCCCTTGATGAGGAGATTGTTATTTCGATTAAGGTTTAA
- a CDS encoding sulfatase has translation MALTRFIYLKKGIFEGSNNQGVNALQTPYYRVYFKDFQLTSMTYLPKTLLASRNLGFLLSLFGVLALATSCQTKEEKRPNILFCISDDQSYVHTSLQGTNEIKTPNLDRIAQSGIMFQNAYCNVASCSPSRASILTGKNIWELEEGGLLFGALQKKFVTFPQVLQQHGYATGYTGKGYGPSKLEEPYQTQPIAQGYNAIKMKAPEGISDIDYAENFKAFLAQKDSEQPFFFWYGGNEPHRGYKQGIGAENGKDISNIQVPGFLPDSEAVRSDIADYYYEIEWFDSHLGKMIKMLEATGELDNTIIITTADNGMPFPRAKATNYEYGTHMPLAIFWGNKIKSGLKIEDFISFTDFAPTLLEVAGIEIPEGMSGNSFKNVMLANKSGQIDAKRDRVFTAFERHTYCRPDGMPYPVRTIRKGDWLYLVNFEPDRYPAGDPDFLSPHQGYVGDIDAGPSRDYILANKEVDSLKQFYELAAGKRPGTELYNVKDDPYQLHNLAAQPEYANLCKELQTELFAYLKDTKDPRMEGLSPWDNYPYFFTGYDTKHLQPIGERDVE, from the coding sequence ATGGCATTAACCCGCTTCATTTACCTAAAAAAGGGTATCTTTGAGGGATCAAACAACCAAGGCGTTAATGCGCTTCAAACACCCTATTATAGGGTCTATTTTAAAGATTTTCAATTAACAAGCATGACCTATCTCCCCAAAACACTTTTAGCTTCCCGTAATTTAGGATTCCTTTTGTCACTGTTCGGTGTACTAGCATTAGCAACAAGCTGCCAGACCAAAGAAGAGAAAAGACCAAACATCCTGTTTTGTATTTCGGACGACCAATCGTACGTACACACCTCGTTACAGGGCACCAATGAAATTAAAACGCCCAATTTGGATAGGATTGCCCAAAGCGGAATCATGTTTCAAAATGCCTATTGCAATGTGGCTTCCTGCTCGCCATCGAGAGCTTCTATTTTAACAGGGAAGAACATTTGGGAACTTGAAGAAGGCGGCTTGCTGTTTGGAGCCCTACAGAAAAAGTTCGTGACCTTTCCACAGGTATTGCAGCAACACGGCTATGCTACCGGCTATACCGGTAAAGGTTATGGCCCTTCCAAACTTGAAGAGCCTTATCAAACCCAACCAATAGCCCAAGGCTATAACGCTATTAAAATGAAGGCCCCAGAGGGCATTTCGGATATTGACTATGCCGAGAATTTTAAAGCCTTCCTTGCTCAAAAGGACAGTGAACAACCTTTCTTTTTCTGGTATGGCGGGAATGAGCCCCACCGCGGTTACAAGCAGGGCATTGGTGCCGAGAACGGTAAGGACATTTCCAATATTCAGGTACCGGGATTTTTACCAGATAGTGAGGCCGTGCGTAGTGACATTGCCGATTATTACTATGAGATTGAATGGTTCGATTCCCACTTAGGAAAAATGATCAAGATGCTGGAAGCAACAGGCGAACTGGACAATACCATCATTATTACCACCGCCGATAACGGGATGCCTTTCCCTCGCGCCAAGGCCACCAACTATGAATATGGCACACATATGCCCTTGGCTATTTTTTGGGGCAATAAAATTAAGTCGGGCCTAAAGATTGAAGACTTCATCAGCTTTACGGATTTTGCACCAACCCTATTGGAAGTAGCCGGGATAGAAATCCCAGAAGGCATGAGCGGCAACAGTTTTAAAAACGTGATGCTTGCCAATAAAAGCGGACAGATAGATGCTAAAAGAGACCGCGTGTTTACGGCTTTTGAACGCCACACCTACTGCCGCCCAGACGGAATGCCTTACCCTGTAAGGACCATCCGCAAAGGGGATTGGCTGTACCTGGTAAACTTTGAACCAGACAGATATCCTGCAGGCGACCCAGACTTTCTATCGCCGCACCAAGGATACGTTGGCGATATCGACGCTGGACCATCCCGTGATTACATCCTTGCCAACAAAGAGGTAGATTCCTTGAAACAATTTTATGAGTTAGCTGCCGGGAAACGCCCTGGCACCGAGCTGTACAATGTGAAAGACGACCCTTATCAATTGCACAACCTAGCCGCTCAACCAGAGTATGCCAACCTATGCAAGGAACTGCAAACTGAGCTGTTTGCCTATTTGAAAGACACCAAGGACCCTAGAATGGAAGGTCTATCGCCATGGGACAACTACCCCTACTTTTTTACGGGTTACGATACCAAACACCTACAACCCATTGGTGAAAGGGATGTAGAGTAA
- a CDS encoding FdhF/YdeP family oxidoreductase, producing the protein MSKSRKRDISIHSNPEFTGLELTTPGQYAAGPPAIKVAFEHVYKEMGIVRGLRTLSHMNQKGGFDCPGCAWPDPEKRSSLGEYCENGAKALAEEATTKKVDRDFFSKYSVEELSRWSDYEIGRSGRLMEPMVLRPNSIHYEPISWAEAFSLIAEQLHSLQHPDEAIFYTSGRSSNEAAFLYGLFARAFGTNNMPDCSNMCHESSGIGLSETLGIGKGSVTLEDFNKAEVVMVIGQNPGTNHPRMLSALEKCKSNGGTVISVNPLEEAGLIRFKNPQEVNGLLGSGVALTDIHLQVKINQDIALLKLIQKRLAALDQQGQQVFDHEFIKTYTHGYDAFIKNLGNDSEAALLNACGVPSHLIDEVVNILAKSNKIIICWAMGLTQHKNGVDNIKECVNLLLLKGCLGKPGAGTCPVRGHSNVQGDRTVGIMHYVSKNYNQAVKDTFNFDPPTKSGYDVVHAIQAMHNKDAKVFIGLGGNFVSAASDTEFTAEALQHCELTVQISTKLNRSHLITGQTALILPTLGRSEIDMKGNSRRHLTVENSMGVVHQTKGMLPPASSHLKSEPEIVSGIAHAYFQGNHPVDWLSLGSNYDLVREKLGQVVQGFKDVNTKSKDGGYYLPNNVRRLDFSRLPNQRAQFSITQAPKHELDEGEYLLMTIRSHDQFNTTIYGLDDRYRGIHNERRVILMNPKDMDQAGFAQRDVVNIMSHYNGVERKVYGFIVVAYNIPQGNLAAYFPETNALIPIDQFADKSHTPISKSIKVSLELRS; encoded by the coding sequence ATGAGCAAATCACGCAAGCGCGATATCAGCATACATAGCAATCCAGAATTCACAGGCCTAGAACTCACGACGCCTGGTCAATATGCCGCCGGCCCACCTGCCATTAAGGTTGCCTTTGAGCATGTTTATAAGGAAATGGGTATTGTACGCGGCTTGCGCACCCTGTCTCATATGAACCAAAAAGGTGGTTTTGATTGCCCTGGTTGCGCATGGCCCGATCCAGAAAAGCGTTCCAGCCTTGGGGAATACTGCGAAAATGGCGCCAAAGCCCTTGCCGAAGAGGCCACCACCAAAAAGGTAGACCGGGACTTTTTCAGCAAATATTCGGTGGAGGAACTTTCACGTTGGTCCGACTATGAAATAGGTCGCAGCGGCCGCTTAATGGAGCCTATGGTACTGCGTCCCAATAGCATTCATTATGAACCCATCTCTTGGGCCGAGGCCTTTAGCCTTATTGCCGAGCAATTACACAGCCTTCAACATCCAGACGAGGCCATTTTTTACACCTCCGGACGCTCCAGTAACGAAGCGGCCTTTTTATACGGTCTGTTTGCCCGTGCTTTTGGCACCAACAACATGCCCGACTGTTCCAACATGTGCCACGAATCCAGTGGGATTGGGCTTTCGGAAACTTTAGGGATTGGCAAAGGTTCGGTGACGTTGGAAGACTTTAACAAAGCCGAAGTGGTGATGGTTATTGGCCAGAATCCCGGTACCAACCATCCACGTATGTTGTCGGCGCTTGAAAAATGCAAGAGCAATGGCGGCACAGTGATAAGTGTCAACCCATTGGAAGAAGCCGGCCTGATCCGATTTAAAAACCCACAGGAAGTGAATGGCCTTTTAGGAAGTGGCGTAGCCCTTACCGACATTCACCTCCAAGTGAAAATCAACCAGGATATTGCCCTACTAAAACTCATCCAAAAACGTTTGGCCGCCTTGGACCAACAAGGGCAACAGGTATTTGATCATGAATTCATCAAGACCTACACCCACGGTTATGATGCCTTTATCAAAAACCTCGGTAACGATTCGGAAGCAGCCCTGCTGAACGCCTGTGGCGTGCCTTCGCACCTCATTGACGAGGTGGTCAACATCCTCGCCAAATCAAACAAAATCATCATCTGTTGGGCCATGGGCCTTACACAACATAAAAACGGTGTCGATAACATTAAGGAATGCGTCAACCTGCTCCTGTTGAAAGGCTGTCTTGGCAAGCCCGGTGCTGGCACCTGTCCCGTACGTGGACACAGCAATGTACAAGGTGACCGTACCGTAGGGATCATGCACTATGTATCCAAAAACTACAACCAAGCCGTAAAGGACACCTTCAATTTTGACCCACCCACCAAGTCGGGTTATGATGTAGTACACGCCATTCAGGCCATGCACAATAAAGACGCCAAGGTATTTATAGGCTTAGGCGGTAACTTTGTTTCAGCAGCGTCGGATACCGAATTTACAGCAGAAGCCCTGCAACACTGTGAACTCACCGTGCAGATCAGTACCAAGTTGAACCGTAGCCATCTTATAACAGGGCAAACCGCCTTGATATTACCTACTTTGGGACGTTCGGAAATTGACATGAAAGGCAACTCACGTCGTCATTTAACCGTGGAAAACAGTATGGGTGTGGTACACCAAACCAAAGGTATGTTGCCACCTGCCTCCTCGCATTTAAAGAGCGAACCTGAAATTGTCTCAGGTATTGCCCATGCTTATTTTCAAGGCAACCATCCTGTAGATTGGCTTTCTTTGGGGTCTAACTATGATTTGGTACGTGAGAAATTAGGGCAAGTGGTCCAAGGCTTTAAAGATGTGAACACCAAATCTAAAGATGGCGGCTATTACCTACCCAACAATGTACGCCGTTTAGACTTTAGCAGACTGCCCAACCAACGGGCCCAGTTCAGTATTACACAAGCGCCTAAACACGAGCTGGACGAGGGTGAATACTTATTGATGACCATTCGCTCACACGATCAGTTCAACACGACCATCTATGGGCTGGACGACCGTTACCGTGGCATCCATAACGAGCGCCGTGTGATCTTGATGAACCCCAAGGATATGGACCAAGCAGGCTTTGCCCAACGCGATGTGGTGAACATCATGAGCCATTACAACGGTGTGGAGCGCAAGGTGTATGGGTTTATTGTAGTGGCCTATAACATTCCACAGGGAAACTTAGCGGCTTATTTCCCAGAAACCAATGCCTTGATTCCTATAGATCAGTTTGCGGATAAGAGTCATACACCAATTAGTAAGTCGATTAAGGTGAGTTTGGAGCTTCGTAGTTGA